A DNA window from Mycolicibacter terrae contains the following coding sequences:
- the mftF gene encoding mycofactocin biosynthesis glycosyltransferase MftF (Members of this protein family, MftF, are glycosyltransferases, members of PF00535 (glycosyl transferase family 2). The encoding gene is found as part of the mycofactocin cassette, in Mycobacterium tuberculosis, many other Actinobacteria, and occasional members of other lineages. Mycofactocin itself, a putative redox carrier, is a heavily modified derivative of the C-terminal Val-Tyr dipeptide of the mycofactocin precursor MftA (TIGR03969).): protein MTPPRLPDGFAVQVDRKVRVLGSGSTLLGGSPTRLLRLAPAAQGMLSDGRLEVRDAVSAQLARTLLDATVAHPRPAGGPSHRDVTVVIPVRDNVVGLNRLIASLRGLRVVVVDDGSQVPVGPEHLTEVRCCEVEVLRHPESRGPAAARNTGLAACTTEFVAFLDSDVVPRRGWLEALLGHFCDPTVALVAPRIVGMVDSDHLVARYEAIRSSLDLGVCEAPVVPYGKVAYVPSAAIICRSSVLRELGGFDEALRSGEDVDLCWRLVDAGKRLRYEPIALVAHDHRVALRDWVARKVFYGGSAAPLSARHPDKAAPMVISGWALVGWALMALGSALGYLVSLAITALTGHRVARSMRGPDTAPADVLAVTLRGLASAGLQIASALCRHYWPIALLAACVSQRCRRAVLLAAISDGVVDWLRHARSDGDDARPLGLPAYLLLKRVDDLAYGAGLWGGVVRERNLAALKPQIRS, encoded by the coding sequence ATGACCCCGCCCCGCCTGCCTGACGGTTTCGCCGTACAGGTCGACCGAAAGGTTCGGGTGCTGGGCAGTGGCTCGACGCTGTTGGGGGGTTCACCCACCCGGTTGCTGCGGCTGGCGCCTGCGGCCCAGGGGATGCTGTCCGACGGTCGCCTGGAAGTGCGCGACGCCGTCAGCGCACAACTGGCCCGCACCCTGCTGGATGCCACAGTTGCCCACCCACGCCCGGCGGGCGGACCGTCACATAGGGATGTAACTGTGGTTATCCCGGTGCGGGACAACGTTGTCGGACTCAATCGGCTGATCGCGTCGCTGCGCGGCCTGCGTGTCGTCGTGGTGGACGACGGGTCGCAGGTGCCGGTCGGCCCGGAGCATCTGACCGAGGTCCGCTGCTGCGAGGTCGAGGTGCTGCGCCACCCGGAGAGCCGGGGGCCGGCGGCAGCGCGCAACACCGGGCTGGCCGCCTGTACGACGGAGTTCGTCGCCTTCCTGGACTCCGACGTGGTGCCGCGCCGTGGCTGGCTCGAGGCGCTGCTGGGTCACTTCTGCGATCCCACCGTTGCCCTGGTCGCACCTCGCATCGTCGGGATGGTCGACAGTGACCACCTGGTCGCGCGGTACGAAGCCATCCGATCATCACTGGACCTCGGTGTTTGCGAAGCACCCGTGGTCCCCTACGGCAAGGTCGCCTACGTCCCGAGTGCGGCGATCATCTGCCGCAGTTCGGTGCTGCGTGAACTGGGCGGCTTCGACGAGGCGCTGCGCTCTGGTGAGGACGTCGACCTGTGCTGGCGGCTGGTCGACGCAGGCAAACGGTTACGTTATGAGCCGATCGCGCTGGTTGCCCACGATCACCGGGTTGCACTGCGGGATTGGGTTGCGCGCAAAGTCTTTTACGGCGGATCAGCTGCACCGTTGTCGGCCCGCCACCCGGACAAGGCCGCACCGATGGTGATCTCCGGATGGGCGCTGGTGGGCTGGGCGCTGATGGCGCTCGGCTCGGCGCTGGGCTACCTGGTATCGCTGGCGATCACGGCGCTGACCGGCCATCGGGTGGCCAGGTCCATGCGGGGGCCGGATACCGCACCCGCCGACGTGCTGGCGGTGACCCTGCGTGGTCTGGCGTCCGCCGGCCTGCAGATCGCCTCGGCGCTGTGCCGGCACTACTGGCCGATCGCACTGCTGGCCGCGTGCGTGTCGCAGCGCTGCCGCCGGGCGGTGTTGTTGGCGGCGATCAGCGACGGAGTAGTGGACTGGCTGCGGCACGCGCGCAGCGACGGCGACGACGCGCGTCCCCTCGGGTTGCCGGCTTACCTGCTGCTCAAGCGGGTCGACGACCTGGCCTACGGGGCCGGTCTGTGGGGCGGCGTGGTGCGGGAGCGCAACCTTGCCGCACTCAAACCGCAGATCCGCAGCTAG
- the mftG gene encoding mycofactocin dehydrogenase MftG — MTGSVVHSDVLVVGAGSAGAIVAERLSTDPACMVTVLEAGFGLADPALAMQTANGRRLPIGPASRLVRRYEAALIGRVGQLTTIVRGATIGGSGAVNGGYFCRGLPADFNAWPAGWSWPDVLESFRSIETDLDFRGDQHGDSGPIPVQRTHEMCDGTKYFIDAVQRCGFGWISDLNDATMTSLPGVGAVPLNIVDGVRAGPGAAYLVPALQRPNLTVLTETSALRVEIGRDRARAVHAIGPSGPVRLTADRIVLCAGAIESAHLLMLSGVGPEAMLRQAGIGVLAELPVGRHCADHPEWLVAADWPGTPDRPVLEAVLCDGDLEIRPYSAGFATMVDGGGPAGPPEIGVALMAPLARGRLTLVSGDPRVSPRIEHRYDTEPDDLAVLRRGVALVAEMLGLRADAAAPRWSTSQHLCGSAPMGSDADEVAVVDEQCRVRGIEGLWVIDGAVLPRIPSRGPHATIAMLAHRAAEFVRAQERSR; from the coding sequence TTGACGGGTTCGGTGGTGCACAGCGATGTCCTGGTAGTAGGGGCGGGCAGCGCGGGAGCGATTGTGGCAGAACGGCTGTCGACCGATCCCGCCTGCATGGTGACGGTGTTGGAAGCTGGGTTCGGGCTGGCCGATCCGGCTCTGGCGATGCAGACGGCGAACGGCAGGCGACTGCCGATCGGCCCCGCAAGCCGACTGGTGCGGCGCTACGAGGCGGCGCTGATCGGTCGGGTCGGCCAGTTGACGACGATCGTGCGCGGCGCGACCATCGGTGGTTCCGGAGCCGTCAACGGCGGTTATTTCTGCCGGGGGCTACCGGCCGACTTCAACGCCTGGCCGGCGGGCTGGTCGTGGCCCGACGTACTGGAGTCCTTCAGATCTATCGAGACCGACCTTGACTTCCGCGGTGACCAGCACGGCGACAGTGGACCCATACCGGTTCAACGTACCCATGAAATGTGTGATGGCACAAAATATTTCATCGATGCGGTACAGCGATGCGGATTTGGATGGATTTCCGACCTGAACGACGCGACGATGACGTCGCTGCCCGGTGTGGGTGCGGTCCCGCTCAACATCGTCGACGGCGTGCGCGCCGGGCCGGGCGCGGCGTATCTGGTGCCTGCGCTTCAGCGGCCGAATCTGACTGTGCTCACCGAGACGTCAGCCCTCCGGGTTGAGATCGGACGCGACCGTGCCCGTGCGGTGCACGCAATCGGACCGTCCGGGCCGGTTCGGCTGACAGCGGACCGAATCGTGTTGTGTGCCGGGGCGATCGAGTCGGCGCATCTGCTGATGCTGTCCGGGGTCGGCCCGGAGGCGATGTTGCGGCAGGCGGGCATCGGGGTGCTGGCGGAGCTCCCGGTCGGGAGACACTGCGCTGACCACCCGGAGTGGCTGGTCGCGGCCGACTGGCCGGGCACACCGGACCGCCCTGTCCTCGAGGCCGTGCTGTGCGACGGTGATCTGGAAATCCGGCCCTATTCCGCTGGTTTCGCCACGATGGTCGACGGTGGCGGGCCGGCCGGACCACCTGAGATCGGAGTGGCGCTGATGGCGCCGCTGGCCCGCGGCCGGTTGACGCTGGTCTCGGGCGATCCGCGGGTCTCGCCGCGGATCGAGCACCGTTACGACACCGAACCCGACGATCTGGCGGTGCTGCGCAGGGGAGTCGCCCTGGTTGCCGAGATGCTGGGCTTACGAGCCGACGCCGCGGCGCCGCGTTGGTCGACGTCCCAACACTTGTGTGGCAGTGCACCGATGGGCTCGGACGCCGACGAAGTCGCGGTGGTCGACGAACAGTGCCGAGTGCGCGGCATCGAGGGCCTGTGGGTGATCGACGGAGCGGTGCTACCCCGGATTCCCAGCCGGGGACCGCACGCGACGATCGCGATGCTGGCGCATCGGGCGGCGGAGTTCGTGCGCGCTCAGGAGCGCAGCCGGTAG
- a CDS encoding cytochrome P450: protein MSAPIIDNAARVFADPTAYADEPRLHAALTHLRAHAPVSLVDKPPYRPFWAITRHADIMDIERDNVLWINEPRPVLATAEADDLGRSLLESGMGLRTLIHMDDPLHHKMRSIVSDWFRPKAMRAMKARIDELAKRYVDEMLRIGPECDFVQDIALNYPLYVIMSLLGLPESDFPRMLRLTQELFGGDDDEYRRGITPEEQLPVLLDFFSYFNALTADRRAHPTEDLGSTIANARIDGEPLSDLDTASYYVIIATAGHDTTSAAIGGGLRALIEHPEQRERLRADPGLMPTAVEEIIRWVTPVKEFMRTATADTEVRGVPIAKGESVYLSYVSANHDEEVFDDPFTFDVGRDPNKHLSFGYGVHFCVASALARMEIDSFFRELIPRLDAIEMTAEPQLISTTFVGGVKHLPVRYRLRS from the coding sequence GTGAGTGCACCGATAATCGACAATGCCGCCCGGGTGTTCGCCGACCCGACCGCCTACGCCGACGAGCCGCGGCTGCACGCGGCCCTGACCCACCTGCGGGCGCACGCGCCGGTGTCGTTGGTGGACAAGCCGCCCTACCGGCCGTTCTGGGCGATCACCCGGCATGCCGACATCATGGACATCGAACGCGACAACGTGCTGTGGATCAACGAGCCGCGGCCGGTGCTGGCCACCGCCGAGGCCGATGATCTGGGGCGCTCCCTGCTGGAGTCCGGAATGGGACTGCGCACGCTCATCCACATGGACGACCCGCTTCACCACAAGATGCGCAGCATCGTCTCGGACTGGTTTCGGCCCAAGGCGATGCGGGCGATGAAGGCGCGCATCGACGAACTCGCCAAACGCTACGTCGACGAGATGCTGCGGATCGGCCCCGAGTGCGACTTCGTCCAGGATATCGCGCTGAATTACCCGCTGTACGTGATCATGTCGCTGTTGGGCCTGCCGGAATCGGATTTCCCGCGGATGCTGCGGTTGACCCAGGAACTGTTCGGCGGCGACGACGACGAATACCGGCGCGGCATCACCCCCGAGGAACAGCTGCCGGTGCTGCTGGACTTCTTCTCCTACTTCAACGCCCTGACCGCAGACCGACGGGCCCACCCCACCGAAGATCTCGGGTCGACCATCGCCAACGCCCGCATCGACGGAGAGCCGCTCTCCGACCTCGACACCGCCTCCTACTACGTCATCATCGCCACCGCCGGCCACGACACCACCAGCGCGGCGATCGGCGGTGGGTTGCGGGCACTCATCGAACACCCCGAACAGCGGGAGCGCTTGCGGGCCGACCCCGGCCTGATGCCCACCGCGGTCGAGGAGATCATCCGGTGGGTGACTCCGGTCAAGGAGTTCATGCGCACCGCCACCGCCGACACCGAGGTGCGTGGTGTGCCGATCGCCAAGGGCGAATCGGTCTACCTGTCCTACGTATCGGCCAACCACGATGAGGAAGTGTTCGACGACCCATTCACCTTCGACGTCGGCCGTGACCCGAACAAGCATCTCTCGTTCGGCTACGGCGTGCACTTCTGTGTGGCGTCCGCGCTGGCCCGGATGGAGATCGACAGCTTCTTCCGTGAACTCATTCCCCGGCTGGACGCCATCGAGATGACCGCTGAGCCGCAGCTGATTTCGACGACGTTCGTCGGCGGGGTCAAGCACCTGCCGGTGCGCTACCGGCTGCGCTCCTGA
- a CDS encoding carboxylesterase/lipase family protein, whose translation MSTGSDSRRGLRAGAVVLALLAALAGGCARSDGASSQPGIGPRAVALNADVVRTAAGLLRGTVGPDHRLFQGIPYAAAPVGPLRWQPPAPMPAWQGVREAVKRGPWCIQPDTAEVDPTSEDCLSLNVWTPTGSAGEPLPVMVWIHGGSFMRGAGDIYDAQRLSVRGRIVVVTINYRLGALGFLADPALGEVGNYGLADQQAALRWVRDNIGAFGGDPAKVTIAGESAGGMSVCDHLAAPESAGLFRAAIIQSGPCQAQVEAPEAQRISRDYTQSLGCADRSKAAAPEDPEVASCLRGLPADRLTKPLWYARFGTDQLSGPAVGTPLLPEDPVRVFRDGRDGRAARVPVLLGVNRDEFTMFVALRYLRVGREIAAAEYLDELKDTFGSDEGAAVADHYPPARFGGSTSLAYAAAATDDIFACQTDRMARGLAAGAPVYGYEFADPHAPAPELYDNVPFPIGATHSLEMRYLFDIGGAPPLDPAQRRLSDQMIEYWTGFVVTGAPIGVGQPDWPQIVTGADRRWMSLRPDGSRLFTDYAAEHQCDFWASIR comes from the coding sequence ATGTCGACCGGATCTGATAGCCGCCGCGGCCTGCGGGCGGGTGCCGTCGTGCTGGCGCTGCTCGCGGCATTGGCCGGCGGGTGCGCCCGCTCCGACGGCGCCTCGTCGCAACCGGGCATCGGGCCCCGAGCGGTAGCGCTCAACGCCGACGTGGTGCGGACCGCCGCCGGGCTGCTACGCGGGACGGTCGGGCCGGATCACCGCCTGTTCCAGGGGATCCCGTACGCGGCGGCGCCGGTCGGGCCGCTGCGTTGGCAGCCACCGGCGCCCATGCCGGCGTGGCAGGGCGTGCGCGAGGCGGTGAAACGCGGCCCGTGGTGCATTCAGCCGGACACGGCGGAGGTGGACCCGACCAGCGAGGACTGCCTGTCGCTCAACGTGTGGACGCCGACCGGTTCGGCCGGCGAGCCGCTGCCGGTCATGGTCTGGATCCATGGCGGCAGTTTCATGCGGGGCGCCGGGGACATCTACGACGCGCAGCGGCTGTCGGTGCGGGGCCGCATCGTCGTCGTCACCATCAACTACCGGTTGGGCGCCCTGGGGTTCCTGGCCGATCCCGCACTGGGCGAGGTCGGCAACTACGGGTTGGCCGATCAGCAGGCGGCGCTGCGCTGGGTTCGCGACAACATCGGCGCGTTCGGCGGCGACCCGGCCAAGGTGACCATCGCCGGCGAATCGGCCGGTGGCATGTCGGTCTGCGATCACCTTGCCGCACCGGAGTCGGCCGGCCTGTTCCGGGCCGCGATCATCCAGAGCGGACCGTGTCAGGCGCAGGTCGAGGCCCCCGAGGCCCAGCGGATCAGCCGGGACTACACCCAATCCTTGGGATGTGCCGACCGGAGCAAGGCGGCCGCGCCGGAGGACCCGGAGGTCGCGTCCTGTCTGCGCGGGCTGCCGGCCGACCGGCTGACCAAACCGCTGTGGTACGCCCGGTTCGGCACCGACCAGCTCAGCGGCCCGGCGGTCGGCACCCCGCTGCTGCCCGAGGACCCGGTGCGGGTGTTTCGCGACGGCCGAGACGGCCGCGCGGCTCGGGTGCCGGTGCTGCTGGGCGTCAACCGCGACGAGTTCACCATGTTCGTCGCGCTGCGCTATCTGCGCGTGGGCCGCGAGATCGCCGCCGCGGAGTACCTCGACGAGCTGAAGGACACCTTCGGCTCCGATGAAGGCGCCGCGGTGGCCGACCACTATCCGCCGGCCCGGTTCGGCGGCAGCACCTCGCTGGCGTACGCGGCCGCGGCGACCGACGACATCTTCGCCTGCCAGACCGACCGGATGGCCCGCGGACTGGCCGCCGGCGCGCCGGTGTACGGCTACGAGTTCGCCGACCCGCATGCCCCGGCGCCCGAGCTCTACGACAATGTGCCGTTTCCGATCGGCGCCACGCACTCGCTGGAGATGCGCTACCTGTTCGACATCGGCGGCGCTCCACCCTTGGACCCTGCGCAGCGCCGGCTGTCCGACCAGATGATCGAGTATTGGACCGGTTTCGTGGTCACCGGCGCACCGATCGGTGTCGGCCAGCCGGACTGGCCCCAGATCGTGACCGGCGCCGACCGCCGGTGGATGTCGCTGCGGCCGGACGGCAGCCGGTTGTTCACCGACTACGCCGCCGAGCACCAGTGCGACTTCTGGGCGAGCATCAGGTAG
- a CDS encoding hotdog fold domain-containing protein produces the protein MTGSTSTYRAWRRLAGIPGGTRLFSAAAMARVPYFASVLPHVVRMEPGLAEVLVPKWPFVYNHLHTVHAIASCNAAEVAMGMLMEATVPSSHRWIPKAMNVAYLTKATTSLRATARLDPPDFSSITEGSEVVVPVSVTDRDGVEVVHADITTWVTPV, from the coding sequence ATGACCGGATCTACCAGTACATATCGGGCATGGCGACGTCTCGCGGGCATCCCCGGCGGCACCCGGCTGTTCTCGGCCGCGGCAATGGCGCGGGTCCCCTACTTCGCGTCGGTACTGCCGCACGTGGTCCGGATGGAGCCCGGGCTGGCCGAGGTGCTGGTGCCCAAGTGGCCGTTCGTCTACAACCATCTGCACACGGTGCACGCGATCGCCTCCTGCAACGCAGCCGAGGTCGCGATGGGGATGTTGATGGAGGCCACCGTGCCGTCCAGCCACCGCTGGATCCCCAAGGCGATGAACGTCGCCTACCTGACCAAGGCGACGACGTCGCTGCGGGCCACCGCCCGACTGGACCCGCCGGACTTCAGCTCGATCACCGAAGGCTCCGAGGTAGTCGTGCCGGTCAGCGTCACCGATCGCGACGGCGTCGAGGTGGTGCACGCCGACATCACCACCTGGGTGACGCCGGTGTGA
- the rpsJ gene encoding 30S ribosomal protein S10, producing the protein MAGQKIRIRLKAYDHEAIDASARKIVETVTRTGASVVGPVPLPTEKNVYCVIRSPHKYKDSREHFEMRTHKRLIDILDPTPKTVDALMRIDLPASVDVNIQ; encoded by the coding sequence GTGGCGGGACAAAAGATCCGCATCAGGCTCAAGGCCTACGACCATGAGGCTATTGACGCCTCGGCGCGCAAAATCGTCGAGACCGTCACTCGCACCGGTGCGTCCGTGGTGGGCCCGGTGCCGCTGCCGACCGAGAAGAACGTGTATTGCGTCATCCGGTCCCCGCACAAGTACAAGGACTCGCGGGAGCACTTCGAGATGCGCACCCACAAGAGGCTGATCGACATTCTCGATCCCACGCCGAAGACCGTTGACGCCCTGATGCGCATCGATCTGCCGGCCAGCGTCGACGTCAACATCCAGTAG
- the rplC gene encoding 50S ribosomal protein L3 — protein MARKGLLGTKLGMTQVFDENNKVVPVTVVKAGPNVVTRIRTPERDGYSAVQLAYGEISPRKVNKPLTGQYAAAGVNPRRHLAELRLADEEAAAAYEVGQELTAEIFADGAYVDVTGTSKGKGFAGTMKRHGFRGQGAGHGAQAVHRRPGSIGGCSTPGRVFKGTRMSGRMGNDRVTTQNLVVHKVDAENGVLLIKGAIPGRNGGLVLVRSAIKKGEK, from the coding sequence ATGGCACGTAAAGGTCTTTTGGGTACCAAACTGGGCATGACGCAGGTGTTCGACGAGAACAACAAGGTCGTGCCGGTCACGGTCGTCAAGGCCGGGCCCAACGTGGTGACCCGCATCCGCACCCCCGAGCGCGACGGCTACAGCGCCGTGCAGCTCGCTTACGGCGAGATCAGCCCGCGCAAGGTCAACAAGCCACTGACCGGTCAGTACGCGGCGGCCGGGGTCAACCCGCGCCGGCACCTGGCCGAGCTGCGCCTGGCCGACGAGGAGGCCGCGGCGGCCTATGAGGTCGGCCAGGAGCTGACCGCCGAGATCTTCGCCGACGGTGCCTACGTCGACGTGACCGGCACCTCCAAGGGGAAGGGCTTCGCCGGCACCATGAAGCGGCACGGCTTCCGCGGTCAGGGCGCCGGTCACGGTGCCCAGGCAGTGCACCGCCGGCCGGGTTCGATCGGCGGTTGCTCGACCCCGGGCCGGGTGTTCAAGGGCACCCGGATGTCGGGCCGGATGGGCAACGACCGCGTCACCACCCAGAACCTGGTGGTGCACAAGGTGGACGCCGAGAACGGCGTGCTGTTGATCAAGGGCGCCATTCCGGGACGCAACGGTGGGCTGGTTCTGGTCCGCAGCGCGATCAAAAAGGGTGAGAAGTAA
- the rplD gene encoding 50S ribosomal protein L4, with translation MAAKEQTALKIDVKTPDGKKSGSVELPAELFDAPANIALMHQVVIAQLAAARQGTHSTKTRGEVRGGGRKPYRQKGTGRARQGSTRAPQFTGGGVVHGPKPRDYSQRTPKKMIAAALRGALSDRARNGRIHAITEVVSGQTPSTKSAKAFLGSITDRKQVLLVIGRTDETGAKSVRNLPGVHILSPDQLNTHDVLRADDVVFSVEALNAYIETQTAKTEEVSA, from the coding sequence ATGGCCGCCAAAGAGCAAACGGCACTGAAGATTGACGTCAAGACACCGGACGGCAAGAAGAGCGGCTCGGTCGAGCTGCCCGCCGAGCTGTTCGACGCTCCCGCCAACATCGCGCTGATGCACCAGGTGGTCATCGCTCAGTTGGCCGCAGCCCGGCAGGGTACGCACTCGACCAAGACCCGCGGTGAGGTCAGAGGCGGTGGCCGTAAGCCCTACCGGCAGAAGGGAACCGGCCGCGCTCGTCAGGGCTCGACCCGGGCGCCGCAGTTCACCGGTGGTGGCGTGGTGCACGGCCCGAAGCCGCGTGACTACAGCCAGCGCACCCCGAAGAAGATGATCGCCGCAGCGCTGCGCGGTGCGCTGTCGGACCGGGCGCGCAACGGCCGGATCCACGCGATCACCGAGGTGGTGAGCGGGCAGACCCCGTCGACCAAGAGCGCCAAGGCCTTCCTGGGTTCGATCACCGACCGCAAGCAGGTGCTGCTGGTCATCGGCCGGACCGATGAGACGGGCGCCAAGAGCGTGCGCAACCTGCCGGGTGTGCACATCCTCTCGCCGGACCAGCTCAACACCCACGATGTGCTGCGTGCCGACGACGTGGTTTTCAGTGTCGAGGCGCTGAACGCCTACATCGAGACGCAGACCGCCAAAACCGAGGAGGTTTCGGCCTGA
- the rplW gene encoding 50S ribosomal protein L23, translated as MATVTDPRDIILAPVISEKSYGLIEDNVYTFVVHPDSNKTQIKIAIEKIFAVKVASVNTANRPGKRKRSRAGYGKRKDTKRAIVTLAPGSKPIDLFAAPA; from the coding sequence ATGGCGACCGTCACCGACCCCCGCGACATCATCCTCGCGCCGGTCATCTCCGAGAAGTCCTACGGGCTGATCGAGGACAACGTGTACACGTTCGTGGTGCACCCCGATTCGAACAAGACGCAGATCAAGATCGCGATCGAGAAGATCTTCGCCGTCAAGGTCGCATCGGTGAATACCGCGAACCGGCCGGGTAAGCGCAAGCGTTCCCGGGCCGGCTACGGCAAGCGCAAGGACACCAAGCGCGCCATCGTGACCCTGGCGCCCGGCAGCAAGCCGATCGACCTGTTCGCCGCACCGGCCTGA
- the rplB gene encoding 50S ribosomal protein L2, whose protein sequence is MGIRKYKPTTPGRRGASVSDFAELTRSHPEKSLVRPLHGRGGRNAHGRITTRHKGGGHKRAYRVIDFRRHDKDGVNAKVAHIEYDPNRTARIALLHYLDGEKRYIIAPQGLSQGDVVESGANADIKPGNNLPLRNIPAGTLVHAVELRPGGGAKMARSAGSSIQLLGKEGSYASLRMPSGEIRRVDVRCRATVGEVGNAEQANINWGKAGRMRWKGKRPSVRGVVMNPVDHPHGGGEGKTSGGRHPVSPWGKPEGRTRRPNKPSDKLIVRRRRTGKKR, encoded by the coding sequence ATGGGAATCCGCAAGTACAAGCCGACGACCCCCGGTCGTCGCGGTGCCAGCGTCTCCGATTTCGCCGAGCTCACCCGCTCTCACCCGGAGAAGTCGCTGGTTCGGCCGCTGCACGGCCGCGGCGGGCGTAACGCCCACGGCCGGATCACCACCCGGCACAAGGGTGGTGGCCACAAGCGCGCCTACCGGGTGATCGACTTCCGTCGCCACGACAAGGACGGCGTCAACGCCAAGGTCGCACACATCGAGTACGACCCGAACCGCACCGCACGGATCGCGCTGCTGCACTACCTGGACGGCGAGAAGCGCTACATCATCGCCCCGCAGGGCCTCTCGCAGGGCGACGTGGTGGAGTCGGGCGCCAACGCCGACATCAAGCCGGGTAACAACCTGCCGCTGCGCAACATCCCGGCGGGCACCCTGGTGCACGCCGTCGAGCTGCGGCCGGGCGGCGGCGCCAAGATGGCCCGCTCGGCCGGGTCCAGCATCCAGCTGCTGGGTAAGGAGGGCAGCTACGCCTCGCTGCGGATGCCCTCCGGTGAGATCCGCCGGGTCGACGTGCGCTGCCGCGCCACCGTCGGCGAGGTCGGTAACGCCGAACAGGCCAACATCAACTGGGGTAAGGCCGGCCGGATGCGGTGGAAGGGCAAGCGCCCGTCCGTCCGTGGTGTGGTGATGAACCCGGTGGACCACCCGCACGGTGGTGGTGAGGGCAAGACCTCCGGTGGCCGGCACCCGGTCAGCCCGTGGGGTAAGCCGGAGGGTCGCACCCGCCGGCCGAACAAGCCCAGCGACAAGCTCATCGTCCGACGCCGGCGCACCGGCAAGAAGCGCTAG
- the rpsS gene encoding 30S ribosomal protein S19, whose product MPRSLKKGPFVDDHLLKKVDVQNEKNTKQVIKTWSRRSTIIPDFIGHTFAVHDGRKHVPVFVTESMVGHKLGEFAPTRTFKGHIKDDRKAKRR is encoded by the coding sequence ATGCCACGCAGCCTCAAGAAGGGTCCGTTCGTCGACGACCATCTGCTCAAGAAGGTCGACGTTCAGAACGAGAAGAACACCAAGCAGGTCATCAAGACCTGGTCGCGTCGGTCGACGATCATCCCGGACTTCATCGGGCACACGTTCGCCGTTCACGACGGCCGCAAGCATGTCCCGGTATTCGTCACCGAGTCGATGGTCGGGCACAAGCTCGGCGAATTCGCCCCGACGCGCACCTTCAAGGGACACATCAAGGACGACCGGAAGGCTAAGCGCCGGTGA
- the rplV gene encoding 50S ribosomal protein L22, with protein MSVTTEFPSAVAKARFVRVSASKARRVIDLVRGKSVAEALDILRWAPQQASLPVAKVIASAAANAENNDGLDPSTLVVATVYADEGPTAKRIKPRAQGRAYRIRRRTSHITVVVESRPVTGGGSAQSAGAARARRAQASKAAATKAPATKATAKKAPAKKATEAKKATEAKATEKAAAKKAPAKKAAEPKAEAKKAPETSDAKEGSE; from the coding sequence GTGAGCGTAACGACTGAATTTCCGTCTGCTGTCGCCAAGGCCCGCTTCGTGCGGGTGTCGGCCAGCAAGGCGCGCCGGGTAATTGACCTGGTGCGCGGCAAGTCCGTGGCCGAAGCGCTGGACATCTTGCGCTGGGCGCCGCAGCAGGCCAGCCTGCCGGTGGCCAAGGTCATCGCCAGCGCGGCGGCCAATGCCGAGAACAACGACGGCTTGGACCCGTCCACCCTGGTGGTGGCGACCGTCTACGCCGACGAGGGCCCGACCGCCAAGCGGATCAAGCCGCGCGCTCAGGGGCGCGCCTACCGGATCCGCCGGCGCACCAGCCACATCACTGTGGTGGTGGAGAGCCGGCCGGTGACCGGCGGCGGTTCGGCGCAGTCCGCCGGCGCCGCCCGGGCGCGTCGTGCGCAGGCCAGCAAGGCCGCCGCCACGAAGGCGCCGGCCACGAAGGCCACCGCCAAGAAGGCTCCGGCCAAGAAGGCCACGGAGGCCAAGAAGGCCACGGAGGCCAAGGCAACCGAGAAAGCGGCGGCGAAGAAGGCGCCCGCCAAGAAGGCGGCCGAACCAAAGGCTGAAGCCAAGAAGGCGCCTGAGACGTCCGACGCGAAGGAGGGCTCGGAGTAA